One genomic segment of Labeo rohita strain BAU-BD-2019 chromosome 14, IGBB_LRoh.1.0, whole genome shotgun sequence includes these proteins:
- the wnt8a gene encoding protein Wnt-8a ORF1 isoform X1: MPCSFEHSVTCLLSLPGYPPQCLCLASPQEGSIEEAGVAHAAMNPCQLFASLVMSMCCHILSTTAWSVNNFLMTGPKAYLTYTSSVQAGAQSGIEECKHQFAWDRWNCPESALQLSTHNGLRSATRETAFVHAISAAGVMYTLTKNCSMGDFDNCGCDDSKIGKMGGRGWVWGGCSDNVDFGERIAKQFVDALENGHDSRAAVNLHNNEAGRLAVKATLKRTCKCHGVSGSCSIQTCWMQLADFRDIGTYLKIKHDQAQKLEMDKIRMRAGNSADNRGAIADTFSTVARTELIYMEDSPDYCVKNLSLGLHGTEGRECLQSGKNLSQWEKRSCRRLCHECGLKVEERRIETVSSCNCKFHWCCTVKCETCTQTVTKYFCAKRHKNRRPHNSSRKRQHARNR; this comes from the exons ATGCCTTGCTCGTTCGAGCACTCAGTCACTTGTCTTCTGTCTCTTCCTGGGTATCCACCTCAGTGTTTGTGCCTTGCATCTCCACAAGAAGGAAGCATCGAAGAAGCAGGGGTGGCTCACGCAGCAATGAACCCTTGCCAGCTTTTTGCATCGTTGGTGATGTCTATGTGCTGTCACATACTGTCGACTACAGCATG GTCGGTGAATAACTTCCTGATGACAGGACCAAAG GCTTACCTTACATACACCAGCAGTGTGCAGGCTGGGGCTCAGAGTGGCATTGAAGAGTGCAAACATCAGTTCGCATGGGACAGGTGGAACTGTCCGGAAAGCGCACTCCAGTTATCCACACATAACGGCCTGCGAAGTG CCACCAGAGAGACTGCTTTTGTGCATGCCATAAGTGCTGCTGGAGTTATGTACACTTTGACGAAGAACTGTAGCATGGGGGACTTCGATAACTGTGGCTGTGACGATTCCAAGATTGGAAAAATGG GTGGTCGTGGTTGGGTTTGGGGAGGCTGCAGTGACAATGTTGACTTTGGAGAAAGAATCGCTAAACAATTTGTGGACGCGCTGGAAAATGGTCACGACTCCCGCGCTGCAGTCAACCTGCACAACAATGAGGCTGGTCGACTT GCCGTCAAAGCAACACTCAAAAGGACCTGTAAGTGTCATGGTGTATCTGGAAGCTGCAGTATTCAGACGTGTTGGATGCAGCTGGCTGACTTCAGAGATATCGGTACCTATTTGAAAATAAAGCACGATCAAGCACAGAAGCTGGAGATGGACAAAATTCGGATGAGGGCTGGTAACAGCGCGGACAATCGCGGCGCAATCGCGGACACCTTCAGCACCGTTGCGCGCACCGAACTCATTTACATGGAAGATTCTCCAGACTACTGCGTTAAAAACCTCAGCCTGGGACTACATGGAACCGAAGGCAGGGAATGCCTGCAAAGCGGAAAGAATCTTTCTCAGTGGGAGAAGAGAAGCTGCAGGCGACTCTGCCACGAATGTGGCTTGAAAGTTGAAGAGAGGAGGATAGAGACCGTGAGCAGCTGCAACTGTAAATTTCACTGGTGTTGCACAGTCAAATGCGAAACATGCACTCAGACTGTTACTAAGTATTTTTGCgcaaaaagacacaaaaacCGTCGGCCGCACAACAGTTCACGCAAAAGACAGCATGCGCGTAATAGATGA
- the wnt8a gene encoding protein Wnt-8a ORF1 isoform X2, translating to MDHLCSKCLCLASPQEGSIEEAGVAHAAMNPCQLFASLVMSMCCHILSTTAWSVNNFLMTGPKAYLTYTSSVQAGAQSGIEECKHQFAWDRWNCPESALQLSTHNGLRSATRETAFVHAISAAGVMYTLTKNCSMGDFDNCGCDDSKIGKMGGRGWVWGGCSDNVDFGERIAKQFVDALENGHDSRAAVNLHNNEAGRLAVKATLKRTCKCHGVSGSCSIQTCWMQLADFRDIGTYLKIKHDQAQKLEMDKIRMRAGNSADNRGAIADTFSTVARTELIYMEDSPDYCVKNLSLGLHGTEGRECLQSGKNLSQWEKRSCRRLCHECGLKVEERRIETVSSCNCKFHWCCTVKCETCTQTVTKYFCAKRHKNRRPHNSSRKRQHARNR from the exons TGTTTGTGCCTTGCATCTCCACAAGAAGGAAGCATCGAAGAAGCAGGGGTGGCTCACGCAGCAATGAACCCTTGCCAGCTTTTTGCATCGTTGGTGATGTCTATGTGCTGTCACATACTGTCGACTACAGCATG GTCGGTGAATAACTTCCTGATGACAGGACCAAAG GCTTACCTTACATACACCAGCAGTGTGCAGGCTGGGGCTCAGAGTGGCATTGAAGAGTGCAAACATCAGTTCGCATGGGACAGGTGGAACTGTCCGGAAAGCGCACTCCAGTTATCCACACATAACGGCCTGCGAAGTG CCACCAGAGAGACTGCTTTTGTGCATGCCATAAGTGCTGCTGGAGTTATGTACACTTTGACGAAGAACTGTAGCATGGGGGACTTCGATAACTGTGGCTGTGACGATTCCAAGATTGGAAAAATGG GTGGTCGTGGTTGGGTTTGGGGAGGCTGCAGTGACAATGTTGACTTTGGAGAAAGAATCGCTAAACAATTTGTGGACGCGCTGGAAAATGGTCACGACTCCCGCGCTGCAGTCAACCTGCACAACAATGAGGCTGGTCGACTT GCCGTCAAAGCAACACTCAAAAGGACCTGTAAGTGTCATGGTGTATCTGGAAGCTGCAGTATTCAGACGTGTTGGATGCAGCTGGCTGACTTCAGAGATATCGGTACCTATTTGAAAATAAAGCACGATCAAGCACAGAAGCTGGAGATGGACAAAATTCGGATGAGGGCTGGTAACAGCGCGGACAATCGCGGCGCAATCGCGGACACCTTCAGCACCGTTGCGCGCACCGAACTCATTTACATGGAAGATTCTCCAGACTACTGCGTTAAAAACCTCAGCCTGGGACTACATGGAACCGAAGGCAGGGAATGCCTGCAAAGCGGAAAGAATCTTTCTCAGTGGGAGAAGAGAAGCTGCAGGCGACTCTGCCACGAATGTGGCTTGAAAGTTGAAGAGAGGAGGATAGAGACCGTGAGCAGCTGCAACTGTAAATTTCACTGGTGTTGCACAGTCAAATGCGAAACATGCACTCAGACTGTTACTAAGTATTTTTGCgcaaaaagacacaaaaacCGTCGGCCGCACAACAGTTCACGCAAAAGACAGCATGCGCGTAATAGATGA